Part of the Kangiella geojedonensis genome is shown below.
AGTAGTTAGTCATGGTTTTGGTATAAATACCAGCGTGCAATCTTATTAACCTACTAAAGACTGCAATTGACCAACGTATGGGCTTGCGAATGTGAACCACATACCGATACCGATACCGATCATGGTTACCGCATCCAGAAGACCAGCAACTAGGAACATTTTAGTTTGTAGCATAGGAGCTAGTTCTGGTTGACGAGCTGAAGCTTCTAGGAATTTACCACCTAGTAGACCGAAGCCAATCGCAGTACCTAAAGCACCAAGACCTAATACTAATAACACACCTAATGCTGTGAACGCGAACAAAGTTTCCATTGTTTTCCTCCAATCGAGAAATGGTTAAATGTTAAAAACTAAATACAAAAACTAAACTCTAAAACTCAAACTCTTTACTAGTCACTGCCAGCAGTGATTAGTGATCTTCATGTGCCTGACTTAAGTAAACAATCGTCAACATCATGAAGATGAATGCTTGTAGCGGGATAACCAGAATATGGAAGATAGCCCAACCCATATAGCTGATGAAACCACCTACTAATCCGCCGATACCCGTAGACATCAAGATTGCAATCAAGATGAATAGCAATTCTGCTGCGTATAGGTTTCCGAACAAACGAAGACCTAACGAAATTGGTTTCGCGATTAAGCCAATCGTTTCCATTAATAGGTTCACTGGAATTAACAACACTTGCACAAACTTGTTCTTGCTTGAGAACGGGTGCAAAGTTAACTCACCAATGAAACCACCAATTCCTTTAACTTTAATGCTATAGAAAAGAATCAGTAAGAATACGCCTATCGATAAACTGAACGTAATATTGACGTCAGCTGTCGGTAAGAATTTCAAATAAGAAGTATGAGGGTCATTACCAAGTACATGAACATTGGTTTGTTCTGCGACCCAAGGAAGTAAGTCAACCGGGATCCAGTCCATCATATTCATTAGGACAACCCACACAAAGATGGTTAATGCCAGAGGGGCAATAAGTGGGTTTTTGCCGTGGAAAGTATCTTTTACAGACTTATCAACAAATTCAACAACCATTTCTACCATGGACTGCCATTTGCCTGGGTTTTCTATTTTTGCGTTCTTAGCAACACGCCAGAAGCTAAAGCAGAATAAAGCACCTAGTAGGAATGCGAATAATAAGCTGTCAACGTTGATTGCCCAAAATCCAGCGTCCTGACACTGATTCCACACCCAACCTTGATCTGTTTTACACACTTGCAAGTTTTGTAAGTGGTGCTTGATATAACCAACGCTATCTAGATTTTCTGAAGATGCCATTGCTTCTTAAACCCTATGCTTTAAATCAAGTAAAACGCTTTTTCTTCTTTAGTGAAGATAAGCGTCCCCTTAAATCTCTTAGTAATAAATTACTTAATAATTAACGGTGCAAACCATTGTGATAATACGATTACAATGAATCCTATTAACAACGAGCCTGCATGCACCGGCAATACATTAAACGCAATAACCAGTAACAGGATGGTCAGCATTAACTTAACACTTTCACCAATTGCAAACGCTCTTTTAATCTCTAGAGCGGCTTGCGCGCCTGATTTGCGAAATACGATTGTGGCAAAGACAAAGTTGACCAACACCACAATAAGACTACCAACCCCTAGCGAAAGGCTGATGATTCCTGATATGAGTAGACCTATCAGAAACAAGATAAAACTGATTGCTAGCTGCACAAGCACCATTTTGTAGGCCTGCTTTCGGCCTTTTCGAGCTAATGATTGACTCATGCCAGAAATACCAGTTTCACCACAATTCGGGCGGCAAGTATAAAGATTTACCCGCCTTTTATCAACCAATCCACAGTCACAAAAGTGTTTTTTTTACCTCATACGACCAATTAGTTATAGTAATCCCTATAACTTGTGTTTTAGTCTTGCTGGATACCTAAATGTTGTAATATTCCGTCCAGCTCATCCAAGCTGTGGTAATTAATTACCAGGTTTCCTTTGCCTTTATTGCCATGATTTATAGCCACAGTAGCACCAATCTTATCGGCTAACTGTTGCTCTAATGCGACAATATGATGATCTTTATCTGTTTTCTTTGGCTTTTTCTTCGGTTCATTTATATTACGAATCAACTTTTCTGTTTCGCGAACGGTTAATCCTTTTTGAACCACAATTTTAGCTGTGTCTGACTGTTGTGAACCTTGAAGTGCTAACAAAGCACGCGCATGGCCCATTTCCATATCACCTCGCTCCAGATGTGTCTTACAAGCATCCGTGAGCTGCATCAAACGCAACAAGTTCGTGACGGTGGTACGGCTTTTACCCACGGCATCGGCTGTTTGCTGGTGCGATAGGTTGAATTCTTCTTTCAGTCGGTGCAGTGCATTCGCTTCTTCCATCGCATTGAGATCTTCACGCTGAATATTCTCAATTAAAGCCATAGCGATGGCCGCTTCATCAGGAACTTCTTTAATTAAAACAGGGACTTGATGAAGCTCAGCGCGTTGCGCTGCACGCCAGCGACGTTCACCAGCGATAATCTCGTACTTATCTTTTGCCACCGGGCGAATCACGATCGGCTGAATCATACCTTGTGCTCGTATCGAGTCAGCTAGTTCTTCTAGACCTTCCTCAGTCATTACGCGTCGCGGTTGATACTGACCCGGCTGCAAAAACTCGATCGGCATTTCTTTCAGCACACCGTCCTGGCTCAATATGGTTTCAGAGTCAGCGCTGGCACCTGATTTTTTTGCTTCTCTAGCTGTTTTGCTGGTGCTGTTGCCCAACAACGCATCCAAACCTTTGCCTAAACCACGTTTACTCATGAAAAGTCCTCTAATTCTATTGCTTAACTTATTATGCTGCGCTTCTGCGCTTAATAATTTCGCCTGCTAGCGCCAAGTACGCCTTTGAGCCACTCGAACTGCGATCATAAAATAATACCGGAACCCCATGGCTCGGTGCTTCCGCCAAACGCACATTTCGAGGAATTACTGTTCGGTATACTTTGTCAGCAAAGTGACTAAATAACTGTCTTGAAACCTCTAAAGAGAGGCGGTTGCGCGGATCGTACATAGTACGCAAGATGCCTTCTATTTTTAAGTTTGGATTGACGTGTTCTTGTACTTGGCGAATGGTGTTTAACAAGGCCGACAGTCCTTCCAATGCATAGTATTCACACTGCATTGGAATAATCACGGAGTCAGACGCTACCATCGAGTTCAAGGTCAACATGTTTAAAGAAGGGGGGCAGTCAATTAGTATAAAGTCATACAAGTCATTTACCGACTGTAATGCCTGCTTTAATCGCTTCTCTTTATCATCAAACTCTAATAGATGAACTTCGGCTGCGGTTAGATCACCATTCGACGGCAACACGTCGTAGCCTGCAACGTCAGAAGTGACAATATGACTTTTAACTTCTTCCGGCTCCATTAACGAGTCGTACGCTGAAAGCTCAAGATCAGACTTTTCAACTCCCGAGCCCATGGTTGCATTGCCTTGAGGGTCCATATCTACCATTAGCACACGTTGTTTTTCCTGCACCAACGAAGCTGCAAGATTCACACTCGTCGTCGTTTTGCCGACGCCGCCTTTTTGATTGGTAATGGCAATGATGTAAGCCACAGATCACCTCAAGTTACTGTTATTGTGTTTTTTGAAGATAAATAAAATACCGCGTTGCGTCCAAATTGGGAACCTTTACTTGCTTTGAATCCACTAATTTCAGTGAAGAGTCCAGCTCCACAATCTCTTCTTCTGGATATAAGCCTTTCATCGCCAACCATTGACCACCATCAGCTAACAAATGCTCAGTCCAATCGGTCATATCTTTTAACGACGCAAATGCACGCGAAAGTATGCAAGCATACCCTGTATCATGATTAAAGTCTTGTACACGCTTATTCACCACGGTTACATTTTCCAGCCCTAACGCATAGACCACTTGCTTCAAGAAGCGGGTCTTTTTACTGTTAGTGTCCAACAGGGTGAATTTTTTATCAGGATTTAAAATCGCCAACGGAATTCCCGGCAAACCCCCGCCAGTACCGACATCCAAACATGACTCAAATTCTGCTACCGCAGGAGAAACCACCACCGAGTCCAACAAATGAAGATACAAACCTTCCTTAGGATCACGGATCGCCGTCAGGTTAAATGCTTTATTCCACTTCAATAACGATGACAAATAGGTCAGCAACTGATCGCTTTGCTCGTCAGAAACGGAAATACCCAGCTTCTCACACTCTTGATTAAATTCAGGTTGAAGTTGTTTTAGTTGAGGGTTCACGATTTACTCTTTTATCGACTATAGTTTTCATTATTCAGACTGCATCGACATCAAAACTCTCACACTCGGCGAATAATAAGAGGTTAGGATAACAGTCAGCAAAGCTACTTGTTTTTGTTTTTATCTTTATTTCTGCTGGCCAGAACAATTACCAATACAACAATCACCACCCCAATAACGCCACCCAATACTGCACCACTCATCATATCCTCCTTTGGTTTTATGCCGGTCTACGCTGATTTCAAATGCTTTCGTTTCTTTAAATACACCAACAACAGCGAAATCGCGGCTGGCGTAACGCCTGAAATACGGCTGGCTTGACCAATGGTTTCAGGTTTTAGGTTTTGAAGCTTTTGCGCCACTTCGTTAGATAAGCCTTTGACCTGTGTATAGTCTATATCACTCGGTAGTTGGGTATGTTCGTTTCTCAGATTGCGCTCGATCTCATCTTTCTGACGATCGATATAGCCCGAGTACTTGGTTTGGATCTGCACTTGCTCAGACACCTTAGGATCTTCAACTTTTGGCCCTAAATCAGGCTGCGACATCAACATCTCGTAGCTAACATCAGGGCGACGCAATAGCTCTTGCGCTTTATAAGCACGGCTTAGCGGCTTCTCTAAAACTTTATTTAACTCTTGCGCGGCTTTACTTTCCGGCGTGATTACCAGCTTTGAAATACGTTTTAGTTCATTATCAATGGCTTCGCGCTTGTGGTTAAACGCCGCCCAGCGGGCTTCATCAACTAAGCCCAGCTGATGACCGCGCTCGGTTAAGCGTAAGTCGGCATTGTCTTCACGTAAAATCAGACGATACTCGGCACGCGAGGTGAACATGCGGTAAGGTTCTTGTGTACCACGCGTGATCAAATCATCAATCAAAACACCGATATAAGCTTCATCGCGACGTGGCGACCAGCTGTCTTTGCCTTGCGTTTGTAGTGCGGCGTTCATGCCTGCAATCAAGCCTTGCGCACCGGCTTCTTCATAACCAGTGGTGCCGTTGATTTGTCCAGCAAAGTAGAGGCCGTTAATAAACTTGGTTTCTAGCGAAGCTTTTAAATCACGAGGATCAAAGAAGTCATACTCAATGGCGTAGCCAGGGCGTGTAATATGCGCATTCTCGAAACCTTTGATCGAGCGCACAAAATCCATCTGCACATCAAACGGTAAACTGGTTGAAATACCGTTAGGATACAATTCATGGGTGTTTAAGCCTTCTGGCTCCACAAAAATTTGGTGGCTGTTTTTATCGCTAAAGCGCATCACCTTATCTTCAATCGACGGGCAGTAGCGCGGGCCTACGCCTTCGATTTCACCTGAATACATCGGTGAACGATCGAGTCCACCACGAATAATATCGTGTGTTTTTTCGCTGGTATGGGTGATCCAGCATGAAATCTGCTCGGGGTGTTGCGAAGCGTTTCCCATAAAAGAGAAGGTCGGTACTGGCGTATCGCCAGGCTGCTGCTCCAGCTGGGAGAAATCCACGGATTTAGCATCAATACGCGGAGGCGTACCTGTTTTTAACCGATCCACGCGGAAAGGGAGTTCACGCAAGCGATTGGCTAAGGCAATCGACGGTGGATCGCCGGCGCGTCCACCAGAATGGTTTTCGGTACCAATATGGATTTTGCCACCTAAAAACGTCCCTACGGTTAAAACCACAGCATCTGCATAGAAATCCAAACCCATCTGGGTTTTAACGCCAACGACTTTTTGTTCCGCTTCTTGGTCTGAACTTTTATTCTCAACAATGAGGTCCACGACAGCATTCTGGAAAATGCTTAGATTTTCTTGGTTTTCAAGGATTTCACGAATGGCGGATTTGTACAGGGCACGATCTGCTTGCGCGCGCGTGGCACGAACAGCCGGGCCTTTACTGGCGTTCAAGGTTCTAAACTGAATACCGGCGCGATCGATGGCTTTCGCCATAGCTCCGCCCAGCGCATCAATCTCTTTAACTAAGTGACCTTTGCCAATCCCACCAATCGCAGGATTACATGACATTTGGCCCAACGTATCAATATTATGCGTCAATAATAATGTCTTCACGCCCATGCGCGCAGATGCTAACGCAGCCTCTGTGCCAGCATGGCCGCCGCCGATAATGATGACTGAATACTTTTCTGGATAACGCATAAATTGAATTTCTAACCTAGTTGATTCATAAGCTAAAGGGCTATTGTAAACCCTTGGCGATTAGGGAGCGAGATCATACTCTTATTTGTTTAACTTTTGAACAGTTTTTCACTATCTTTTCTGATCGAATCAACCTAAAATCAATACTTTATAAAAATACTTACTTATAATTTTGATCAAACAACCCATCAATAAAACGAATAGCAACATCCAAGTTATTTACCACTTATGGTTAGCACTGGCGACTTTGCTGATTTTGTCACTCGCTACCAGCCTATTACTACTGTTTTTCGAACCTCTATTCCCAGCAACAAACGGTTCCGTTAGTAACCAACCTTCAGGGCTAGCTTTAATCGTTTCCATTACAGGTTCAATCCTTTTTTCTTACGGTCTGTTAGTGTGGATGACCAGAGAATATTTCATTAAACGCTTTAAACCATTACTCAAATCACGCTTTCGTTGGATATTGGTTTCGGTTTTAACTGGTGTAGCCATAGCTGTTTTGATTAATGTCGTCAGTCATTACTATCCGCCCCAACCGGGCGACGTCAGCACTTTTTCCTTAATTAAAAAAGATGGCGCCGTAGCAGTAGTTGTATTATTTGTCGCTACTGTTTGGCTTGCACCTATGTTTGAAGAATACCTGTTCCGCGGACTTCTTTATGATTCTTTATTGCAACGCTTTGGCACAATTGTCGCAATCTGTGCATCAGCAGTTGTATTTATGGGCTTTCACCTAATAGAATACAGTGATTACTGGGTTGGTATGGGTGCTATTTTACTGTTGGGGATTTTCTTGGCGCTACTTCGCCAATATAGTCGCTCTATCCTTGGCCCGATTTTATGTCACGCAAGCTATAATGCCAGTATATTACTGCTTGCGTAAGCAACCTCAGATTTATCAATAAACACTAGAAGGAGAGGCTGGTGAAACTTTTTACTCGATTACTGATTATACTTCTTATACTTGCTGGATTAGCCTACGGCTACATCTGGTATAAAAATAAGCAGATGATCGATAACGTCTTTACGTTTATAAAAATGCAAAGTCCGGCCAGCTATGATTCTACCTATGTAAGTTTTGACGGTAAGTCTGTGACCACTGATATTGAAATCACGGTTCCCGGTTCCGCACAAAAAGCCACCATCAAAGAGCTTCGCTTCGGTACAGATAGCCTACTCCAGTCTTTTAAGTTAGTTCGTTCAATTGAATCAGGACAATATTTTGGCGGTGTACAAAATATGAGTGCTGAAATTAAGCAACTTCAGTTTCCGCTAACTGCTTCCATGGACTCTAATTCTACATACGAGACTGAACCTGACTTACTGACTCAAATGTCCTTAGCGGGCTGCGATAATAAAGACTCTTTGGATGTGAGCGATTTAAACGCTATGGGTTATCAGCAAGTAACGTTAGATTTCAGCACCAGCACCAACTACGACAAACATATTAACCAAGCAAACTGGAACATGTATGTAAATGCCGGTGAATACGGTAGCTTTAAAGTCGATTTTTTATTGGATCAAATTAACCCAAATGCCTTAGTGCAAAATCCTAAACTTAAATCGATTACTGTAGAATCCGCCACTCCAGAGTTAACCGAGCGCTTATTTAAATATTGTGCCGAGCTTGAAGGGTTAGAGTTAGAACAATACTACCAGCGACACATTGATTACCTTCGCCATGTGCTCTATGACAACAACCTCCATTTCAGCGAAGACTTTTATACTGCCTACAATGACTATATTCGTCAGCCTAGAAGCATTAAGCTTGAAAGCTACCCTGCGGACGCCATTGATTCAATGGCTATGATGAACATGTCACCTCAGCGCATGATGAGCGCTTTAAATATGCGTGTATTCTTCAATGATGAACGTGTGCTTCAATTATTCGGCAATCCCCCGCTTCCATCTGAACTTCCTGAGTTGGATCAGGTAGTAGAGGTGCAAGACGATAACCTTACTCGTGTCCAAGGATTAACTCTACAAGCAACATCACCCGCTAACTTAGGCGCTTATATCGGTTACGAAGCTCGTTTTAACTACCGAGGGAAAAGCTATGTTGGCACCGTAAACTCTGTTTCTGGTGCAACCGCTCGCATTAAAACGTTTATTTCCTCAGGTAACTATCTCGAAATGCCGTTTAGAATTAATGAAATTAAGGATCTTAGGGTCCGTCGTGAGGTTGAAGCAAAGTCAGTCAAACGCGAAGAGTTGGAAAACGAGCAGTAATGTGTCTTAAGGTGGGGCGAATGCCTCACCTTATATTCATAATATCTTACCGAACCATCACAACCTGTAATATTTTTTTAAATACCCAGCCCCAACTTGCCTTTCCTTCTAGTCTTAGATTATTCTTAATTCACCAACCTAGTGACAATAACAGTTAGAGGACACCACAATGAAGTGGAGAAACCGTAGACGCAGTAGTAATATTGATGATCGTCGAGGGCAGCGCATGAAGTCCGGCGCTAAGTTCAGCATTGGCGGTATTATAATGGCGCTTATTGCGATCTTTGTATTTAAGCAGGATCCGATGCAAGTTGTCTCAGGTATGGTTGGAGGTCAATCGTCTCAAAGTACGTCTACGGAACAAACCAACTACCAACCATCGGCAGAAGAACAAGACGTCTACGATTTTGTTAGTGTGGTGTTAGCCGATACAGAAGATACTTGGACTCAAATTTACCGTCAATCGAATGCAAAATACCCACACCCAACCTTAGTTATTTATCGAGATAGGACACCAACCGCTTGTGGTACTGGCCAAGCAGCCTCAGGGCCTTTTTACTGCCCAGCGGATCAAAAGATTTACTTAGATTTAAGTTTTCTCGGTGAACTAAAACGTATGGGAGCCAGTGGCGACTTCGCTGTAGCCTATGTCCTTGCTCATGAAGTAGGGCATCACATTCAAACTGTAACCGGCATTTCCAGCAAGGTACGTAAAGCACAAAGCCAAACCAACAATGCAGGGCAGAACGCCTTGCAAGTCAAAATGGAACTGCAGGCTGATTGTCTTGCCGGTGTGTGGGCAAACCAGACCCAACAACGTACTCAATTCTTAGAGTCTGGTGATTTAGAAGAAGCACTATCCGCAGCAGAAGCGGTGGGTGACGACACCCTGATGAAACGAGCGGGTGTACCACCGCGACGTGAAAACTTTACTCACGGCTCTTCAAAAGAACGTATGAACTGGTTTAAACGAGGTGCCAATACAGGTCTCATCGGATCCTGTGATACATTTAATGGTGTTATATAACTTAATTATTAGCTGTGAAGCGTGCTGTTTTTATACACCGTCTATATAAACGCGCTTCACCTTATAAAAGTGGTTACTTCCCGATACAGAAGCTAGAGAAAATCCGTCCTAATAAATCATCGGCACTAAACTCGCCTGTGATTTCTGACAGTGAGTTTTGCGCTTGGCGCAGTTCATCCGCTAGCAATTCTCCCGCGTTAAACTCTACTAACTGCTCTTTGCCTAAATAGCAAAAAGCTAGTGCACGCTCAATTGCATCTAGGTGACGGCGGCGGGCGAGGAAGGCGCCTTCGGTGTTCTGTTGGTAGCCAACGATTTGTTTCAGCTCTGCTTTTAATTCATCAATCCCAGTTCCATCTTTAGCGCTAATGGCAATGGTTTTATAGTCTGAGTTTAACGATTGATTATCCAGCTGTGAGACATCAATTTTATTGGCGACGATTAAGAGCTTTTCTTTAAATGGCTCGAATCGCTCAAACGCTGGGTCAATGGCATGCGGTGTAAATTCTTGTGTTTCGCTGGAGTCCGCGACTAAGATAATTTGATCCGCTTGTTCAATTTCGTTCCAAGCACGCTCAATACCAATTTGCTCCACTTTATCGTCTGACTCACGCAGACCAGCGGTATCGATAATATGGACGGGAAGTCCATCAATATGAATGTGCTCACGTAGAACATCACGGGTCGTGCCGGGAATATCGGTGACAATGGCGGAGTCTTTACCTGCTAAGGCATTGAGCAAACTGGATTTACCTGCATTCGGTTTTCCTGCAATCACCACAGTCATGCCTTCGCGTAAAATCGAGCCTTGCTGCGCCTGACTTTGTAAGCATTCTATATCGCCAATGATTGCATCTAAATCACCGAGTACTTTACCGTCGGACAAGAAGTCAATCTCTTCCTCTGGAAAGTCGATAGCAGCTTCCACATAAATACGTAAATGAATTAACGCTTCCACTAACTCATGAACTCTTTGTGAGAACTCACCCTGTAAAGATCTGACGGCAGAGCGTGCAGCATGTTCAGAGGTTGACTCTATTAAATCTGCGATCGCTTCAGCCTGCGCCAAATCCAACTTATCATTGAGAAATGCGCGCTCAGAAAACTCACCAGGACGCGCGAGTCGAACGCCTAACTTTAAAATTTCCTTAAGTAACAAGTCTAAAATAACAGGGCCACCATGACCTTGTAACTCAAGAACATCCTCACCCGTAAAAGAGTTCGGCGCTTTAAAGTAAATAGCGATACCTTCATCGAGCACGGTATCTTGTTGATCAAAAAAGGGGAGGTAGGTGGCTTCTCGAACCGTGAGCGATTTCTTTACTATTTTTTGTGCGACAGTTTCAGCAAGTTTTCCAGAAACCCTAATAATACCAACGCCTCCACGACCGGGAGGCGTTGCAATGGCAGCAATGGTGTCTTGCGTATTATTGGCTGACACTATCTAATTCCAATTCCTGAATAATGACTAAGAAAGCCTACTTTTTCTTAATCGCTTTTTTCGGCTTATCAGGAGCATTCTCAACTTTTTTAGTCACATACTGTTGTTGCGCTACTGATATTAAGTTGTTACACAACCAGTATAAAACCAAACCTGCTGGGAAGAACAGCATAAACACCGTAAAGACGACAGGTAAATAGCTCATGATCTTTTGCTGCATCTGATCCATGGTTGGTGACTTTGGCTGTAAGCGCTGCATTAACCACATGCTTCCACCCATCAATAAGGGTAATACGAAGTAGGGATCAGCTACCGATAAATCCTGAATCCAGCCGAAGAATGGTGCATGCCTTAGTTCTACTGCTTCAAACAATACATAATACAAGGCGATGAAAATCGGGAACTGTAACAACATCGGTAAACAACCACCGAATGGGTTAGCGCCTTCCTCTTTATACATTTTCATCATTTCTTGCTGCATGCGCTGTTTATCATCGCCATAACGCTCTTTTAAACGTTGCATTTTTGGCTGTAACTTACGCATATTCGCCATCGAACGGTATTGCGCCGCCGACAGTGGGTATAGCAAAGTTTTGATAACAATAGTCACCAAAATAATTGCCAAGCCCCAGTTCGCTAGGAAACTGTGGAAAAACTGCATTAACTTATAGAGGGGTAAACCGATCCACCATACCCAGCTCAAATCCAACGACTTATCCAAGCCTGGAGCGGCTGCTTCTAATTGCTCTAAATCTTTAGGCCCAACGTATAGATCAGCATTTATGGTTTTTGCTTGTCCAGCTGGAACCGAAACCGTTGGTTGAACAAAACGAATGGTAGTGTCTTTGTTTGGTTTTACCGAACTGGTGATATTAATCTGCTGATCCTGTGGCGGGATCCAGGCTGCAATGAAGTAATGCTGTAAAAAGCCAACCCAACCACCTTGACGGGAAGTTTTAATCGGCTCTTCTTCTAACTCTTCAAAGTCAACTTTTTCATATTGCTGCTCTTCCGGAGAATAAGCAACGCCCATAAATGGCTTCATGCCAAAAGACGACTTCTCTTCCAAGCCTGTTGGTTTCTGATCACGGGCTAATTCAGCAACAAAGTTATAAGTCCGATCGTTCGCAGACTGATTATCAATGCTGTAAACCATGTTTATTAGGTATTGACCACGAGTAAAAGTAAAACTCTTTTTGAAAGTCACGCCCGCACTATTGGTCCAACTTAATGGCACCGTTAGGGAATCTTCACCGTCTGCTAACGTGTAGCTTTCCTTTTCAGTAGAATAGCTTGCTCTTGGTAGTTGATTATCGGGAGCACCTTGTCCTAATAAAGCACTTTTTGCTTGATACATACGATCGCGGTAATCAAATAACACTACTTTATTATCAGCTTTATCCAACTCTACGTTGTACTGCTTTAGCTCAGCATAAACGATATCACCGCCATTAGGCTCTATGCGATAGCTGACTAAGTCAGTTTCAACCGTAATTAAGTTATCGCTGCTTGCAGCTGTATTGTTGCTGGCTACAGCAACGTCGCCCTGTTCAGCAACACTCTCTTGTTGAGAAGGTTGAGGGCCATAATCTTTTTGCCAAGCTTGGTATAACAAAAAAGTACATACCGCTAGGCCCAGAATAAAAAATCCGCGCATTGATTCCATAATCTACTCTTTTACAGCTTTTGTTTGTTGGATCGTATGATTTGTGGGTACAGGATCGTGTCCGCCTTCGCAACCAGGATGGCAACGACCAATTCTTTTAATGGTCAGCCAACTGCCACGTACAGCCCCGTGTTTCTCTAGTGCCTCGATAGAATAATTCGAGCAGGTTGGTGCAAAACGGCATTGATTGCCCATGACTGGACTTAATACTAACTGGTAAAGTCGTACTAATTTTATCAGTAACCACTGCATTTCTTTTTTGCTCGCGACCAAAGTCGATTGAGGTGCTCGAATAATACCTCATTAGGCATATCACTACTACCGCGACGGGCTAATAAAACAATATCAATATTAGGGAGTTTGTTTTGATGTAAACGGAAAGATTGACGCGCTAATCGCTTTAAACGGTTTCGCTTTACCGCTGACTTAACGTTTTTTTTAGCCACAATTAATCCCAACCGAGGATGATTCGACTCGCTTGAAATCGCTAGGAGTGTGAAAGGAGGGCAAACCAGTTTCACTGGGTTGCTGAAGACTTTTTTATAATCCTCTGCTGTGAGCAATCGACGGTCCCTAGAAAAACCAAATGTGCTGGTCTTATCGGTTACCGTCTTCTCGCTCACATCAAGGAATTCAAATATTTTATCTACCGCTACTAAGCGCTTAAACGCTTACGGCCTTTTGCACGGCGGTTAGCTAAAATTTTACGGCCATTTTTTGTCGCCATACGAGCACGGAAACCGTGTACACGCTTACGCTTAATGACGCTTGGTTGAAATGTTCTTTTCATCTGCTTAACCCATCAACATAAAAATTAATTCACAAAAAATTGTCCTTTTGTAGACATCTGTTTGTGACAATAACTACAAGGACGCGGAATTTTATAGGAATTGGTTAGGGATTGCAATGCTCCAGCCCTTATT
Proteins encoded:
- the atpE gene encoding F0F1 ATP synthase subunit C, yielding METLFAFTALGVLLVLGLGALGTAIGFGLLGGKFLEASARQPELAPMLQTKMFLVAGLLDAVTMIGIGIGMWFTFASPYVGQLQSLVG
- the atpB gene encoding F0F1 ATP synthase subunit A, which gives rise to MASSENLDSVGYIKHHLQNLQVCKTDQGWVWNQCQDAGFWAINVDSLLFAFLLGALFCFSFWRVAKNAKIENPGKWQSMVEMVVEFVDKSVKDTFHGKNPLIAPLALTIFVWVVLMNMMDWIPVDLLPWVAEQTNVHVLGNDPHTSYLKFLPTADVNITFSLSIGVFLLILFYSIKVKGIGGFIGELTLHPFSSKNKFVQVLLIPVNLLMETIGLIAKPISLGLRLFGNLYAAELLFILIAILMSTGIGGLVGGFISYMGWAIFHILVIPLQAFIFMMLTIVYLSQAHEDH
- a CDS encoding ATP synthase subunit I yields the protein MSQSLARKGRKQAYKMVLVQLAISFILFLIGLLISGIISLSLGVGSLIVVLVNFVFATIVFRKSGAQAALEIKRAFAIGESVKLMLTILLLVIAFNVLPVHAGSLLIGFIVIVLSQWFAPLIIK
- a CDS encoding ParB/RepB/Spo0J family partition protein, whose product is MSKRGLGKGLDALLGNSTSKTAREAKKSGASADSETILSQDGVLKEMPIEFLQPGQYQPRRVMTEEGLEELADSIRAQGMIQPIVIRPVAKDKYEIIAGERRWRAAQRAELHQVPVLIKEVPDEAAIAMALIENIQREDLNAMEEANALHRLKEEFNLSHQQTADAVGKSRTTVTNLLRLMQLTDACKTHLERGDMEMGHARALLALQGSQQSDTAKIVVQKGLTVRETEKLIRNINEPKKKPKKTDKDHHIVALEQQLADKIGATVAINHGNKGKGNLVINYHSLDELDGILQHLGIQQD
- a CDS encoding ParA family protein — its product is MAYIIAITNQKGGVGKTTTSVNLAASLVQEKQRVLMVDMDPQGNATMGSGVEKSDLELSAYDSLMEPEEVKSHIVTSDVAGYDVLPSNGDLTAAEVHLLEFDDKEKRLKQALQSVNDLYDFILIDCPPSLNMLTLNSMVASDSVIIPMQCEYYALEGLSALLNTIRQVQEHVNPNLKIEGILRTMYDPRNRLSLEVSRQLFSHFADKVYRTVIPRNVRLAEAPSHGVPVLFYDRSSSGSKAYLALAGEIIKRRSAA
- the rsmG gene encoding 16S rRNA (guanine(527)-N(7))-methyltransferase RsmG, producing the protein MNPQLKQLQPEFNQECEKLGISVSDEQSDQLLTYLSSLLKWNKAFNLTAIRDPKEGLYLHLLDSVVVSPAVAEFESCLDVGTGGGLPGIPLAILNPDKKFTLLDTNSKKTRFLKQVVYALGLENVTVVNKRVQDFNHDTGYACILSRAFASLKDMTDWTEHLLADGGQWLAMKGLYPEEEIVELDSSLKLVDSKQVKVPNLDATRYFIYLQKTQ
- the mnmG gene encoding tRNA uridine-5-carboxymethylaminomethyl(34) synthesis enzyme MnmG, with product MRYPEKYSVIIIGGGHAGTEAALASARMGVKTLLLTHNIDTLGQMSCNPAIGGIGKGHLVKEIDALGGAMAKAIDRAGIQFRTLNASKGPAVRATRAQADRALYKSAIREILENQENLSIFQNAVVDLIVENKSSDQEAEQKVVGVKTQMGLDFYADAVVLTVGTFLGGKIHIGTENHSGGRAGDPPSIALANRLRELPFRVDRLKTGTPPRIDAKSVDFSQLEQQPGDTPVPTFSFMGNASQHPEQISCWITHTSEKTHDIIRGGLDRSPMYSGEIEGVGPRYCPSIEDKVMRFSDKNSHQIFVEPEGLNTHELYPNGISTSLPFDVQMDFVRSIKGFENAHITRPGYAIEYDFFDPRDLKASLETKFINGLYFAGQINGTTGYEEAGAQGLIAGMNAALQTQGKDSWSPRRDEAYIGVLIDDLITRGTQEPYRMFTSRAEYRLILREDNADLRLTERGHQLGLVDEARWAAFNHKREAIDNELKRISKLVITPESKAAQELNKVLEKPLSRAYKAQELLRRPDVSYEMLMSQPDLGPKVEDPKVSEQVQIQTKYSGYIDRQKDEIERNLRNEHTQLPSDIDYTQVKGLSNEVAQKLQNLKPETIGQASRISGVTPAAISLLLVYLKKRKHLKSA